The DNA window GGAAATGACGCCGTCAACGGCGTTTTCGATCCGGGTTTGCCTTTCTGCACCTGTTCAAGCCATTGCAGCATCGGCTCGGGCAGCACGAGTTCATCTTCAGTTGCGGCGGCGAGATTATCCGTCAATAATTTCTGCGCCTGCGGCGTCGCCCACATGATCTTGCCGTGCCGGCTGACCGCGAGCAGAAAGCGCCCGGACACGTCGAGCGCGGCGCGGGCGCTCTGGGTCAACCTTGCATTGGCCAGATGAACCCTGATCCGCGCCAGCATCTCCTCGATGACGATCGGTTTCGTCACGTAGTCGACGCCGCCGGCTTCCAGGCCGCGCACGATGTGTTCGGTCTCCGCCAGCCCGGTCATGAAGATGACGGGCACATTGCTCACGTCCGCCTCGCGCTTGAGCCGCCGGCAGGTTTCAAAACCGTCGATGCCGGGCATCACGGCGTCGAGTAGGATGATATCCGGCGTGATCTGATCGACGATCCGCATCGCGGCGGCGCCGTCCATGGCGACCATCACGGTCATGCCGGCGCCGTCAAGCGCATCGGTCAGAAGCCGCAGCGTTTCCGGTGAATCATCGACGACGAGCGCGACGTCGCGCTTTTTGGGTTCAGTGATCATAGCTGTGCAAGGTTTTGAGGGTTGCCATGTACTGATCGAGGTCGAAGCGGTCGATCAGGGAACGCATCTGCGAAACGAAGTCGGCGTGTTCAGGATAGTCGGTTCCGATTTCATCGAGCTTGACCTGGATCGCACGGATGTAGCCCATTTGTCCAAGGCCGATGAGTTCTTCGACATGCCTCACCGGCGGCCGCGAGCCGCTGTCCGGCCGCCAGTGCGGAACGACGATCTGGTCGGATTCATATTGCCATTCGATCTTGAGCAGCTGGCGGATCAGCTCCAAAAGCTTCGGAATATCGATCGGCTTCATCAGATAGCCGTCGTGGAATGGCTGCGCCAGCGGTGCGCCGTGCGCCTCCAGGGCGCTCGCCGAAACCATCAGGATGCGGGCCTGATGATGCCCGATCGAGCGCAGCGTCTCGGCCACCGTCCATCCGTCCATGCCCGACATCGAGATATCCAGCAGAAACAGATCGGGCTGGCAATGCTGCGCGAGCGCGAGGCAGGCGGGTCCGTCCGGCGCGCTCAAGAGGATAAAGCCCAGCGGCGTCAGCACTTCGCGCAAGAGATCGCGTTGGACGGGGTCGTCGTCGGTGATCAAAATCGTCTTGCGCGGGCCGTGGTAGCCAAAGAACGGCGCATCGACCGGCGCAATTCGCGTCGGATTGGTGACTTCCGACAGCAGGATTTTTACCCGGAAAATGCTGCCGGTCCCGACAGTGCTAGTGACGCGGATGTCGCCGCCCATCACGCCGGCAAGCAGCCGGCTGATCGTCAGTCCCAGACCGGTCCCGGTCTGCGGCTGTGAGACCCCGAGTGCGCCGCGCTCGAACGGTGCGAAAATGCGTTCAAGGTCGGTGGCCTGAATTCCCGGCCCGGTGTCGATCACTTCAAATTCGGCCACCGGGCTGCGGTAGTGAACGACGAACTGCACGCTGCCGGCCTGGGTGAATTTGATAGCGTTCGACAGCAGATTGATCAAAATCTGGCGCAGGCGTTTTTCATCGGCGAACACCACGACCGGCAGGACCGTCGGCCGCTTGAAAACGAAATCGATGCCCTTGGCTGCGGCCTGCAGGCGGAACATTTCGACCAGTTGATCGAGAAATTCGCTCAGGCGAACTTCGTCCCGAGACAAATACAATCGGCCGGCTTCGATCTTCGAAATGTCGAGAATGCCATCGATCAGCCCCGACAGATGATCGGCGCTGCGGCGGACCACGCGGACCTGATCGCGCGGCTTGGCGTTCAGGCTGGAGTCCTGTTCCAGCAACTGGGCGTAGCCGGAGATGGCATTCAACGGCGAGCGCAGTTCGTGACTCAAGCCGACGACATATCGGCTCTTCGCGAGATTGGCCGATTCGGCAACTTCCTTGGCACGCTGCAGCTCGGCATCGGTGCGCTTGTGGGCGTCGATTTCCTGGATCAGAAGCGTGGTCTGCCGCCGGGTCTCTTCTTCCGCCGCGCGCCGGCTTTGCTGCGCGAGCACGAACAGCCAGGCGACCACGCCGATGATGATGGACAGCGCGAAGAACACC is part of the Bradyrhizobium erythrophlei genome and encodes:
- a CDS encoding response regulator transcription factor, which gives rise to MITEPKKRDVALVVDDSPETLRLLTDALDGAGMTVMVAMDGAAAMRIVDQITPDIILLDAVMPGIDGFETCRRLKREADVSNVPVIFMTGLAETEHIVRGLEAGGVDYVTKPIVIEEMLARIRVHLANARLTQSARAALDVSGRFLLAVSRHGKIMWATPQAQKLLTDNLAAATEDELVLPEPMLQWLEQVQKGKPGSKTPLTASFPDNEQLQLQYMGKLGPNEFLLRLAKDSSTNTSAQFSSELGLTTREGEVLSWLAKGKTNRDIAQILGLSPRTVDKHLEQIYAKLGVENRTAAAAIATSASRRNS